TTCGCCAGGAACAGCTTCAGTTCGATAGCTGGATGGCGGCCTTGAGGGCGGTGCCGACCATTCGTCACTTGCGCGCGCGAGCGGAGCAGATTCGCACCGGCGAAATGGAGCGCATGGCCGGACGACTGCGACTCGACGAACAACAGCGCCAGGGGGTTGAAGCCCTTACCCGCGCGATCGTGAACAAGCTCCTGCACGCACCCCTTTCCCACTTGCGCAACGAAGCCGAAGGTGGACTGGGTGTCGAATCTCTCGAAGTAGCGCGCGTCCTGTTTGCGCTGGACGACGACGCAGCTCCCGGCGCCGCAGCCGACGATGCCCTGCGTCAAGAGATGGAGCGCACTCGCCTGGCAGAAGCGGCGTCAGCAGAAGCCGGTACCAGTGGTGCGACGGAAGTCGCTGAGGACGACAGTTCGTTTGACCCTGCGCTCGATGAAGACGGGGAAGACCGATGAGCGTGATTCGGATCGCCACCCGGGGCAGCGAACTGGCGCTGGCCCAGGCCCGTTTTGTCGCGGACCGCATTCAGAAAGAACTCGACCACGAGACCGAGTTGCTGGTGATCAAGACGCAAGGCGACAAGATCTTGGATGTTCCCCTGGCCGAAATCGGGGGAAAGGGTCTGTTCGTCAAGGAAATTGAAGAGGCGCTGCTCGACGGTCGCGCGGACGTCGCCGTCCACAGCGCAAAGGATCTGCCCGCGCAACTCGAACCCGGGCTCGTATTGACTGCGTTTCCCGAGCGTGTGGATCCCCGGGATGCGCTGGTTTCGCGGGACCGCACTCTCACCCTGGAAAGCCTGCGAAAAAACGCACGGGTGGGTACCGGGAGTACGCGCCGTGCTGCGCTGCTGTTGGCGCATCGACCCGATCTCGAGATTGTTCCCCTGCGAGGAAACGTTCCAACCCGGGTCGCAAAACTGGAAAGCGAAAATCTCGACGCGGTCATCCTCGCTTGCGCGGGTCTCGAACGGCTCGGCATGGATGACTTGATTTGCGAGCGCATCAGCTGCGAAGTCATGCTTCCCGCGGTCTGCCAGGGAACGCTCGCACTCGAAACCCGCAAAGACGACGCGGTGGCGCAGTTGATCGCCCGGCTTGACGAACCCAGCGCGGCATTGTCCGTTGCCGGGGAACGGAGCTTTCTTTTGCGAATCGAGGGCGATTGCACGGTTCCGATGGCCGTTCATCTGGTCGAGCGCGGCGAAGGACGCGTCTGGTTGCGGGGACTCGTCGCGAGTTTGGACGGCAAGCGGATCGTTCGCGCCGAAGAAGAGGTGGCGTCGTCCGAAGCGGCGGCGGCGGGTCGCCGGGTTGCGGAAGCGGTCCTCGAAGGAGGGGGGGCCGAGATTCTCCGCGAACTGCAGAGCACTCGGTGAATTCCTGATGGCAGTCAAGAAACAAACCAGCCCTGGGGAAGGGCGAGTGACCCTGGTCGGTGCGGGTCCCGGGGATCCCGATTTGATCACGGTTCGCGGCGCTGCGGCGCTGGCCTCGGCCGACGTCGTGCTGTTCGACGAGCTTGCCACTGAAGAGCTTCTCTATCTGGCGCCCGAGCGCGCCGAGCGGATCAACGTCGGCAAGCGCGGCCACGACCTGCCGACGCGAAGCCAGGCGGACATCAACGCCTTGATCGTCGAACGCGCAAAGCTCGGACAGTCGGTCGTGCGGCTGAAGGGCGGAGATCCCTTCGTGTTTGGTCGCGGCGGAGAAGAGGCGAGCGTCTGCGCTGAAAACGGAATCCCATGCGAGGTGGTGCCCGGGGTGAGTTCGCCCATCGGCGCGCTCGCGTATGCGGGCATTCCCGTGACCGATCGCCGCCATGCGGCATCGTTTGCCGTGGTGACCGGACACAAAGATCCCGTGCCCTCGGCGGAGATGACGCGCTGGCAAGAGTTGGGAAGCGCGGTCGATACCCTCGTGATCTTGATGGGAATGCAAAAGCTTCCGCAGTTGATCGAGCGCATCATCGAAGGCGGCCGCTCTCCTGCGACTCCGTCCGCGGTGGTCATGAACGGCACCCTGGCAACACAACGTGTTGTCGTTGCCCCATTGTCCGAACTCGCTACCCGGGTCGCCGAAGCGGGACTCACAGCACCGGCTGTCATTGTAATCGGCGACGTGGTCAAGCTGCGCAGCCAACTCGCCTGGTGGGAGCGAACGCCATTGTTCGGCAAGCGCGTGCTCGTCACCCGCACCCATGCCCAGGCCGGAGAGATGAGCAGTGCACTGAGGGCGGCGGGTGCAGAACCCGTCTTGATTCCGATGATCGAACTCGTGCCGACCGAAGATACGAGCGCGCTCGATCTCGCTCTGTCTCAACTCGATCGCTACGACGGGCTACTTTTTACCAGCGCCAACGCGGTGCGGTTCTTTGCCGCGCGCGCGAGAGAGTTGGGGCGGGCCGCAGCATTTTCGGCTCTGCGTGCTCAGGTTCTATGTGTGGGTCCGCAGTCGGCCCGGGCCGCCCTGGAAGCGGGACTGCCTGTTCATTTGACCGGGTCGGGCCGCGGAGACTCCGAATCTTTCCTGCGCGAACTGATCGCGATTCTGCCGCCCTCGGGTCGTCGTTTTCTGCTGCCCCGATCGGACATCGGTCGCAACGTGGTTCCCGACACGCTGCGAGAGGCCGGCGCCGAGGTGGATGTCGTCGAGGCGTATCGCAACATTGCGGCGGACGTCGATGCCGCAGCGCTGCGCCGGGCGATACTCTCGGGCGACCTCGATGTACTGACTTTTGCGAGCCCCTCGGCCGTGGTTAACTTCTTCGCGCTGCTCGACGAATCGGCCAAAACGGCTGCGAAGGGTCTGTTGATTGCGGCGGTGGGAAAGACCACGAGTCAGGCCCTCGAGCAACAGGGCGCGGTAGCGCAGGTAATTCCCGCGCGACCTGGCGGCAGCGAGTTGGTTGCGGCGCTGGCAGAATATGTGGCGCAAACTCGGGGTAGTTCGGGATAGTGGAGATGAAGTCATGAGTTTTCCCAAAAATCGTATGCGGCGCTTGCGCCGAACCGAAACCCTGCGGCGGATGTCTCGCGAAACCCGGCTTTCCCGGGACAATCTCGTGTTGCCCCTCTTTGTCGTCGAGGGCGGCGGGGTGCGGGAAGAAGTGTCGTCGATGCCCGGGGTGTTTCGATACTCGGTCGATCAGGTCGTCGATGAAGCAAAGCGCGTCTTCGATCTCGGTGTCCCAGCCGTAATCTTCTTCGGTATTCCCGACACCAAGGACGCCATTGGCAGCGGTGCCGATGCACCTGACGGAGTCGTCCAACGTGCAGTCTCCGAGGTCAAACGCTCCGTGCCCGAGCTGTGCATCATGACCGACGTGTGTCTGTGCGAGTACACAGACCACGGTCACTGTGGTTTGATCGAAGATGAAACGGTATTGAACGATCCCTCGTTGGAACGCCTGGCCAGTACCGCACTCTCCCACGCGCGCGCCGGGGCGGACATCGTTGCACCTTCGGACATGATGGACGGCCGCGTTGCCGCAATCCGTCAGCGCCTGGACGATAATGAATTCGAGGACACCATCATCCTCGCCTACGCGGCCAAGTTCTCGAGCGCCTACTACGGCCCGTTCCGCGATGCAGCCGAATCCACCCCCCAGTTTGGCGATCGACGTTCCTACCAGATGGATCCGCCGAACCGCCGCGAAGCACTGCGCGAGATGCGACTAGATCTCGAAGAGGGTGCAGACGTCTTGATGGTCAAGCCCGCGCTGCCCTATCTGGACATCCTTGCAGACGCCCGTAGAGAGTTCGACGTGCCCCTGGCCGCGTATCATGTTTCCGGGGAATACGCGATGATCCACGCCGCGGCCGAACGTGGCTGGATCGACGGAGACCGGGCCATGGAAGAGGCGTTGATCTCGATCAAGCGAGCGGGAGCCGACTGGATCCTCACCTACGCCGCCGCCGACATGGCGGCAAAGCTGAAGTCTTGAACGTAGACAGTTTTGTTTTTTTAGGAGCCAACTGTGGCAGTGGTGTACAAGGTCGTAGAACTCAGCATGGTCTCTGCGGAAGACATCGAGAAAACGCTCAACTCGTGGACCGCCAAGGGGTGGACATTTGACACGATTCAGTTTGCGATGAGAGACTCTTCGAAGCGACCCGCCATGGCGTTCGTGACGTTCGTGCGGGATGACGAGGAGTCGGGCGAGGCCTAGGAGCCTGCGCCTTCTACCGCGCAGACTCTAGGTCACTTCCGCCCAACCAGGAACGGCAACATCATCCGCATCAGGTTCGTCCGTACCCCCAAGGTCTTCGCCAGTCCCGACAACAAACCGAGAACCCGCCCCAGCAAGTAAACATGGTTGGGCATCTGCACGATCGGGTTCTCTCGCACGAGTTTTACGATCTTCCTCCCATACCGGCGCACCTCGGGCGGGCTTGAATCGTCGGCGTCCCGCACCTCGATTGCGCTTTCCAGCACGACCTTCGAGATCTCTCGCAGCGAGTCCGAGTCCCCGTCCCGGGTCTCGAACCCGACCGCAATCAGTGCTTCTGCCATTGCGCCTGCGTCGTTCTTGAAAATCGCAGTCGTGAAGTCCGTGATTCCGGCGCGAAAAGACGGAGGCAATTCTTTGGCGAGCCCGAAGTCGAGAAAGACGATCTCGGCCCCGATCCCATCGGTGCGCCTGCGCACGAGCAGGTTTCCGGGGTGGGGGTCGGCGTGAAAAAAACCGCGGCGCAGTATTTGTTCGGCGTAGGCTGCGCCGATGATCTGCATGACTTCGGCGGGGTCGATTCCCGCATCGACCATGCCCTGGCGGTCGCCGATTTTGATTCCGTCGATGAACTCCATGACGAGGACTTTTTTGGTGCTGAAGGCTTCGTAGATGAACGGAACTGCGACGTTGGGGGAATTTTCGAAGAAGCCCGCGATTCGGTGGGCGTTCTGGGCTTCGTTGAGAAAGTCGAGTTCCTTTGGCACATGGGTTCCGAGTTCGTTGAGTAGCGGCAGGAGATCGAGTTCTTGTTCGATCAGGCCTACGGCTCCGATCAGAGCGCGCAGGTTGGCGAGATCTGAACTCACGGTGGCTGCAATCTCGGGGTACTGAACCTTGACTGCGACGCGTTCTCCACTCAGCAGGCGAGCTTCGTGCACCTGGGCCAGGGAGGCGGCGGCGACGGGCACCTCGGAAAACTCGCTGAAGATCTCGTGAAGCTGGACTCCGAGTTCTTCTTCGACCGTATCGCGCACGACGCGAAAGGAGCGATGAGGGACGCGATCTTGAAGTTTCGAGAGTTGTTCTACGTACTCGACGGGAACGACGTCCGCTCGCGAGCCGATGAACTGACAACCCTTGAGGATGAGGCCCTGCAGATCAATTGCAGTCTGGTAGATCGCGCGAGCCGATACTTGGTGATGATGCGACCAACGCTTCGACATGTTGGGGGGATCGATGTACTTGGCGATCCATTGGTTGGTCTTGATGCCCAGGTAGACTTTGCCGAAGGTGAGGCTGATGCGGCGGACGCGTTCGGCACGTTCTTTCAAGCTGAACGCAGTCGTGAGCGCGTCCATCGCCATGGGATCCAGCCTCCTATTTATTCGTCTTCGTACCCACTTTTGTTTTCGTATTCATCTTCGGATTCAACACCAGCGTCAAAGAGCATCGGAGTCTTGTTCAGGCAGGTCCAGTCGGGAGCATCTTCCTGGAGTTCTTCAGCTTCGTCATCGAAGTAGTAGTTTCCACTATAGGCGCACTGAACCCAGTAGTTCGAGTCAAATTCGAGGATGAAGCTGCTTCCATACTCGTTGTAGCGATACTTGACCTCGTCGGCGAGACCGATTTTCTCGAGAAAACCGAATCCGATGCGCGGTCTGGGCGACTCCGAGAGGTATCCGGCTTTGACCAGATCGTCGAGGGTCTCGGGGTAGAACTCCTCGGCCATGATGTGCTGCTGCAGGGCGTGAATGACCTGGGGCGCGCGCACGAAGCGATTGACCGCGTAGTCTCCCGCCGCCAGAGAATGACCGGCGAACACCGGAACAAAGACCAAGGTCGCCCCGAGCCCCAGGTGAAAGCCGCGGTTCAGCGCGGTTTCTCTTCGCTTGCGGCTTTGCCGATCGATCGAGCAGGCGGCGATCAAAGCCGCCGCGAGCAAAGCGGACGGCCCGGCGGTTCCAATCGCCAATTCCGGCAGTCCGATCGATGTACAGGCTCGCGCGACCCAGAAACCAGGCACCCAGAGCGCGGCCAGAACTCCCACCACGGCCGCGATGTCGACTTTTCGACGAGCCACGGACACCACCCCGAGTGCTACGGAAAACAAGAATCCGGCGACGACGAGAACGCAGTCATCGAGACACATTGTCGTGAACAACGGCCACGGCGAAATCATGAACATCAGGTGTTCACTGGTCCCGGTGGCACCCCGCACCGCGGCCATCGTGCAAAAAAAGATTGGGAGATAGACAATGCAGCGCGCTCGCGACGAAAGCCGAAGCCAACTTGCTACCAGCAGGGGTGCGACCACGGCGGCGGCAAGCGACAGGCCAGTCAAGGCCAGCACCGCTGTAAATCGCCAACTGAATAGTTCCCACGGAGAAGCCGCGGCGTAGCCCGCAACCGCGAAAAGTGTCGAAGTCAGCGCGAGTGAAAGTGAAAGCATGCGGGCGATCGCCGACCTGCTGCTGAGAAACGTCGCGAGACAGACGCCGATCGCGGGCAGGGCGAATAGGAAGGCGCCCATGAGCGGGTTGTCGACGTACCCGCCCATACTCTCAAAATCCAGGATGTAGGTTCGCCCATGCCACCAGTCGGTGGGCATGCCTCCGGGGGGCGGCGCGAAACCGTAATAGCCGAACACCGTATAACCAAAATTGACGACCACGCTGAGCCAGCCCCAAAGCCCTCGAGTCTTCAGCGCTTCACGCGTCGGTTCATGCTCAGCCGTGGGAGTCATCTTCGGTTGGCGCTCCAGCAGTGATCTTCAAAAAATTGGCGACAGGATCCAGCGGGGAGATCGAGCACAAAAATCTTAACATCCAACGCTTTCCAGTCCGGCAGCCCGAATCGGCACATGGGCCAACGACCTGTCTCCCCTGGGTCGTGAGGTTTGCGTGTCCCTCGGGGGTGCCGTATTCTCCCGATCTGCCCCCCGGGCACCCGCGCGGGGAAAATTTCTTCCCTCAGGGAATGTTTTCGGGGGAGGTCAGGGAAGACATCCGGTCGGATCGCCAATCACATCCGGGTTCGGCGAAATTGTAGGGAGCTGAATATGATCGAAACAATCTTGGTCGCGTCTGACGGATCGCAGTGTGCCCAGGCCGCCGAGGGATGCGCCATCACGCTGGCTTCAAAGCTCAGCGCGAGCCTTACCGCAATGACGGTGATCGAAGATCGACTCGTTCGACCGCCGGCAAGCGAAGGTCTGAGTCTCCCAGCATTCCCCGAGACTGAACTCGCCGCTTATCATCGCGCCCGCGCCGACGCCGTCCTGCGCCGGTTCAACGAGCGCGCCCGGAACGCGGGTCTCAATGTCAGCTGTGATGTCGTGCAGGGCACTGCCGACGATCGCATCGTCGAACGCTCTCTCGCCTCGAGCCTCACCGTCTTGGGTCGCGACAGTCGTACCGAGGCAGTGCGCGGCGGTTTGTTTGGGTCGACCGCCGAGGCAGTTACCCGCAAGACCACCAAGCCCGTGCTGATTGTCCCGTCGGGAGCAACACTCTCGGGACCCATCGTATTGGGCTTCGACGGATCACCCGGGTCCAGGCTCGCCGCCAAGCTGACCGTGTTCCTCGCCAATGGCCTCGGCGAACAGGTTCATGTGTTTGTCGATTCCAAGGACAAGGGGCGCGCAATCACTCGCTTTGAGGAAGTGCGAAAGCTCGTAGTCGGGCTCGCGAATCCGATCCGCGAGACTTCTTCGACCTTGGGCCGCCCGGACGTCAAGCTGGTCGACGCAGCGCGTGATGCGGGTGCGGGATTGATCATCATGGGTGCATTCGGGCGCAACCGAATTACCGATTTCTTCACCGGGAGCAACGCCGCGGCGGTGGCTCGCACCTCTCCGGTCGCCGTTCTACTCGCGCGGTAGTCGGCGCGCCGTGCCGGAAGTCCGTCTCCAAGACCTGGCCGAAACTCTCGGTTGCCGGTTTACAGGAGACCCACATTTCAAGATCTGCGGAGTCGGCTCACTCGAGAGTGCGGGGCCGAGCGATCTCGTCTACGTGCGGGACGCCTCACATGTCGCGGGCCTCGACGCCTGCTCGGCTGGGGCTGTCATCCTTTCCGATGGTTTCGATCCCGGCGCGAAGGCCGCAATCTTTTCGAACAATCCCCTGCTCGACTTTGCCAAAGCGATCGAAAAGATTTGTCCCGCGCCGCGCCCGCCCGCCGGAGTGGATCCCGGTGCGTTCGTCGCCGAGAGCGCCGAAGTTGCCGAAAGCGCCAGCATCGGACCCGGAGTGAGCATTGGCCCGCGCAGTCGCATCGGTGCGCGCTGCGTTGTATATCCCAACGCGACCCTCTACCCCGATGTTGTGCTCGGAGAGAGTTGTACGATTCACGCGGGCGTGGTGATTCGCGAGGGCTCGGTGCTGGGGGCCCGCGTGATTCTTCAACCGGGTGTCGTGATCGGCGGAGATGGCTTTGGCTACGTACCCGACGAAACCGGTGTCCTGCACAAGGTTCCGCAGATCGGTTGTGTCGTCATTGGCGACGACGTCGAGGTCGGTGCCAATACCACGATCGACCGCGCGGCCCTTACCGAGACTTTGCTTGACGATCGTGTGAAGCTCGACAATCTCATTCAGGTCGCGCACGGCTGCAGGTTTGCTCCCGATGTGATCGTGGCTGCCCAGTCGGGGTTCAGCGGCGGCGTCCAGATCGGTCGCGGGACGATCGTGATGGCCCAGGTCGGTGTTGCGGGACACCTCGAGATCGGGACGCGGGCCTTCCTGGGCGCGCGAGCGGGCCTGCACAAGGACGTGGCCGATCACGCGCGGGTTTACGGCACGCCCCAGATGGAAAATCGACAATGGCACCGCGCCATGGCGGCGCTCAAGCGGCTTCCCGATATGTTGAAGCGCCTGCGCGCACTCGAACGAACCCTGGGGTTGCGGGGCAGTACGGATTCGCCGAGAGTGACTTCGATAGATGATCTGCCGGAGCCAAGTAAAAAGCCAGAGCCAGAAGATCCGCCGGAGAAATGACAATTCCATCAGACGAATCGACTCCCCTGAAAGCGCAGTCTCTCGACGCGTTGCGACGACGCTTGCGCGGGATCGTCGCGCTGGAGGCGGAAAACGAGCTGCAGAAGTTTGCCGATGCGCTGACGGATGATCCAAGGCAGGGAGCGCAGAGCCTGGTAAAGAGCGTGGTGCGACGCCTCGCGGCCGCAAAAGACGAGCGCGATCGAGTTGCTCGCCTGTTCGCTCTGCGGCACTCGCTGTTCGAAGCCGGGTGGCAGAGGATTGCCGGGGTCGACGAGGTCGGGGTTGGACCGCTGGCAGGTCCAGTGGTTGCGGCCGCGGTGATTCTTCCCAACGACGTCGAACTGCCCGGCATCAACGATTCAAAGAAGCTCAGCCGCGCTGCACGGGAGAAACTCGACCTCGCGATTCGGCAACAAGCCGTGGCAATCTCGATTGGCGAAGTATCGCATCAGGAGATCGATCATTTGAACATCTTCCAGGCGTCCCTCGAAGCCATGCGGCGTGCGGTCGCAGGGCTCGACCCCGCACCCGACTATTGTCTGGTCGACGCCCGCACGATTCCCGGGGTTCCGGGCGAATCGCCAACCTACGAGCAGCAGGCACTGATTCACGGCGATGCGATCGATGGATCCGTCGCGGCCGCGTCGATCGTTGCAAAGGTCCACCGGGACCACTTGATGCGGGAACTGGACACGCGCTATCCGGGATACGGCTTTGCGCGTCACATGGGGTACGGAACCGCCTTGCATCTCGAAGCGCTACAGCGCCTGGGCGCCAGCCCCGTTCATCGTCGTTCCTTTGCGCCGGTGTCTGCCGTGGCGACCCGAACCGCCAGACCCTGATGGCATTGCCCACGATCAAATCCAGCCCCGAGGATTTCGTTGTCGACGAGATCCCGCTGTACGAAGCCCAGGGCAGCGGACCCCACACCTTCTTGCGCATCGAAAAACGCATGCGCACAACCGAAGAAGTCATCGGCGACCTCGCCCGGGTGTTTGGGGTCAAGCGTCGCGACATTGGTTGCGCCGGGCGAAAGGATCGGGTCGCGCTCACGCGTCAATGGTTTTCAGTTCCCGATCTCGACCCCGATCGCGCCAGCGAGTTCGAAGTCTCCGGTGCGCAAGTGCTCGAAGCCATTCGGCATCAGAACAAATTGCGAACCGGACATCTGAAGGGAAACCGCTTCTCGATCTGGGTGCGCGATCTGACGGACGAACAGATCAAGCGGGCGCAGGGCAAGATCGAGACGTTCGCGGTCACGGGTTTTCCCAATCGTTTTGGCGCCCAGCGATTCGGACGCGACGGAGACAACGCCAAGCGCGGGCTAGCCGTCCTGCAGGGAAAAGCGCGGCCGAGAGAGCGCAAGCAGGCGCGGTTTCTGGTCTCGGCGCTTCAATCTCTCGTGTTCAATCACGTCCTCGAATCTCGGCCGCTGCCACTGGATCAGTTCGAAGTCGGCGACCTCGCCATCAAACACGAATCGGGTGGTTCCTTCTGCGTCGAAGACGTGGCCACGGAAAATGAACGCGCCCGGAGCTTCGAAATCAGCCCAACTGGGCCAATCTTTGGGACCAAAGTGTCCAGACCCCTTGGGGCGCCCGCAGAACGAGAGAGGGATGCCCTGATGGCCTACGGAATTCCTGATCCGGCAAATCTAAGGCCGCCTCGTGGACTTTCGCTGCGAGGGGCCCGCAGAGCGCTGCGCGCGCGCCCACTTGAGTTGGCGTTCTGCGCGGGTGACGGGGCGGCTAAGCTCGACTTCACCCTAGTTAGCGGCACTTATGCCACGGTATTGCTCGAAGAAGTCTTCGGTCCGCTGCAAATAGAGCTAGGTGTGGATAGTCACTGAGGGTTACCCTTAACACCAGGATGACGGGACAGCCTCCGGCCCTGAAGCGCAGCTAGCGCAGTGGCCGCGGACCGAATCGGGAACCGACGAATTTTGAGAAGAGGTGCTCAAATTGGGTAGCTATCGCGACGTCACCGAGCTGATCGGAAACACGCCCCTGGTGCGCCTGAATCGGGTGACCGACGGAGCCACGGCCGAAATTTTCGTGAAGCTCGAATCCGCGAACCCGAGCAACAGCGTCAAGGACCGCATCGGGCTGGCGATGATCGAGGCCGCTGAGAAAGAGGGCGTCATCACGCCGGGCAAGACGGTGATCGTCGAGCCGACCAGCGGAAACACCGGTATTGCCCTCGCAATGGTCGCGGCGGTCAAGGGTTACGACTGCATTCTCACCATGCCCGACACCATGAGTCCTGAGCGCCGGGTCACCTTGCGTGCCTTTGGCGCGAAACTGGTTCTGACCGAAGGCGCCAAGGGAATGAACGGCGCGGTCGAACGGGCAAACCAGATTGCCGACGAAATTGAGGATTCATTCGTTCCCCAGCAGTTTCGCAACCCCGCCAACGTCGAGATCCACCGACGAACGACTGCGGAAGAACTCTGGGCGGACACCGACGGCAAGATCGATGCCCTGGTTGCAGGAGTGGGAACAGGCGGCACGATTACCGGCGTTGCGCAGGTACTCAAGAAGCGGAAGGCGTCCTTCGAGTCGATCGCAGTCGAACCCGAAGCCAGCCCAGTGCTTTCTGGCGGTGCTCCCGGACCACACAAGATTCAGGGAATTGGCGCGGGTTTCATTCCCGAGGTGATGGACACGAGCCTGCTGAGCGGCGTGATCACTGTTTCAAACGAAGCCGCCATCTC
This window of the Myxococcales bacterium genome carries:
- the lpxD gene encoding UDP-3-O-(3-hydroxymyristoyl)glucosamine N-acyltransferase, yielding MPEVRLQDLAETLGCRFTGDPHFKICGVGSLESAGPSDLVYVRDASHVAGLDACSAGAVILSDGFDPGAKAAIFSNNPLLDFAKAIEKICPAPRPPAGVDPGAFVAESAEVAESASIGPGVSIGPRSRIGARCVVYPNATLYPDVVLGESCTIHAGVVIREGSVLGARVILQPGVVIGGDGFGYVPDETGVLHKVPQIGCVVIGDDVEVGANTTIDRAALTETLLDDRVKLDNLIQVAHGCRFAPDVIVAAQSGFSGGVQIGRGTIVMAQVGVAGHLEIGTRAFLGARAGLHKDVADHARVYGTPQMENRQWHRAMAALKRLPDMLKRLRALERTLGLRGSTDSPRVTSIDDLPEPSKKPEPEDPPEK
- a CDS encoding ABC1 kinase family protein; amino-acid sequence: MAMDALTTAFSLKERAERVRRISLTFGKVYLGIKTNQWIAKYIDPPNMSKRWSHHHQVSARAIYQTAIDLQGLILKGCQFIGSRADVVPVEYVEQLSKLQDRVPHRSFRVVRDTVEEELGVQLHEIFSEFSEVPVAAASLAQVHEARLLSGERVAVKVQYPEIAATVSSDLANLRALIGAVGLIEQELDLLPLLNELGTHVPKELDFLNEAQNAHRIAGFFENSPNVAVPFIYEAFSTKKVLVMEFIDGIKIGDRQGMVDAGIDPAEVMQIIGAAYAEQILRRGFFHADPHPGNLLVRRRTDGIGAEIVFLDFGLAKELPPSFRAGITDFTTAIFKNDAGAMAEALIAVGFETRDGDSDSLREISKVVLESAIEVRDADDSSPPEVRRYGRKIVKLVRENPIVQMPNHVYLLGRVLGLLSGLAKTLGVRTNLMRMMLPFLVGRK
- a CDS encoding DUF4177 domain-containing protein encodes the protein MVSAEDIEKTLNSWTAKGWTFDTIQFAMRDSSKRPAMAFVTFVRDDEESGEA
- a CDS encoding ribonuclease HII translates to MTIPSDESTPLKAQSLDALRRRLRGIVALEAENELQKFADALTDDPRQGAQSLVKSVVRRLAAAKDERDRVARLFALRHSLFEAGWQRIAGVDEVGVGPLAGPVVAAAVILPNDVELPGINDSKKLSRAAREKLDLAIRQQAVAISIGEVSHQEIDHLNIFQASLEAMRRAVAGLDPAPDYCLVDARTIPGVPGESPTYEQQALIHGDAIDGSVAAASIVAKVHRDHLMRELDTRYPGYGFARHMGYGTALHLEALQRLGASPVHRRSFAPVSAVATRTARP
- the hemC gene encoding hydroxymethylbilane synthase, with protein sequence MSVIRIATRGSELALAQARFVADRIQKELDHETELLVIKTQGDKILDVPLAEIGGKGLFVKEIEEALLDGRADVAVHSAKDLPAQLEPGLVLTAFPERVDPRDALVSRDRTLTLESLRKNARVGTGSTRRAALLLAHRPDLEIVPLRGNVPTRVAKLESENLDAVILACAGLERLGMDDLICERISCEVMLPAVCQGTLALETRKDDAVAQLIARLDEPSAALSVAGERSFLLRIEGDCTVPMAVHLVERGEGRVWLRGLVASLDGKRIVRAEEEVASSEAAAAGRRVAEAVLEGGGAEILRELQSTR
- a CDS encoding tRNA pseudouridine(13) synthase TruD, translated to MALPTIKSSPEDFVVDEIPLYEAQGSGPHTFLRIEKRMRTTEEVIGDLARVFGVKRRDIGCAGRKDRVALTRQWFSVPDLDPDRASEFEVSGAQVLEAIRHQNKLRTGHLKGNRFSIWVRDLTDEQIKRAQGKIETFAVTGFPNRFGAQRFGRDGDNAKRGLAVLQGKARPRERKQARFLVSALQSLVFNHVLESRPLPLDQFEVGDLAIKHESGGSFCVEDVATENERARSFEISPTGPIFGTKVSRPLGAPAERERDALMAYGIPDPANLRPPRGLSLRGARRALRARPLELAFCAGDGAAKLDFTLVSGTYATVLLEEVFGPLQIELGVDSH
- the cysK gene encoding cysteine synthase A, whose translation is MGSYRDVTELIGNTPLVRLNRVTDGATAEIFVKLESANPSNSVKDRIGLAMIEAAEKEGVITPGKTVIVEPTSGNTGIALAMVAAVKGYDCILTMPDTMSPERRVTLRAFGAKLVLTEGAKGMNGAVERANQIADEIEDSFVPQQFRNPANVEIHRRTTAEELWADTDGKIDALVAGVGTGGTITGVAQVLKKRKASFESIAVEPEASPVLSGGAPGPHKIQGIGAGFIPEVMDTSLLSGVITVSNEAAISMALRMAQEEGILCGISSGANVTAAIEYAKRPGNEKKLIVTVIADFGERYIQTALFEACRYEGSDDIG
- a CDS encoding universal stress protein, with protein sequence MIETILVASDGSQCAQAAEGCAITLASKLSASLTAMTVIEDRLVRPPASEGLSLPAFPETELAAYHRARADAVLRRFNERARNAGLNVSCDVVQGTADDRIVERSLASSLTVLGRDSRTEAVRGGLFGSTAEAVTRKTTKPVLIVPSGATLSGPIVLGFDGSPGSRLAAKLTVFLANGLGEQVHVFVDSKDKGRAITRFEEVRKLVVGLANPIRETSSTLGRPDVKLVDAARDAGAGLIIMGAFGRNRITDFFTGSNAAAVARTSPVAVLLAR
- the cobA gene encoding uroporphyrinogen-III C-methyltransferase, whose translation is MAVKKQTSPGEGRVTLVGAGPGDPDLITVRGAAALASADVVLFDELATEELLYLAPERAERINVGKRGHDLPTRSQADINALIVERAKLGQSVVRLKGGDPFVFGRGGEEASVCAENGIPCEVVPGVSSPIGALAYAGIPVTDRRHAASFAVVTGHKDPVPSAEMTRWQELGSAVDTLVILMGMQKLPQLIERIIEGGRSPATPSAVVMNGTLATQRVVVAPLSELATRVAEAGLTAPAVIVIGDVVKLRSQLAWWERTPLFGKRVLVTRTHAQAGEMSSALRAAGAEPVLIPMIELVPTEDTSALDLALSQLDRYDGLLFTSANAVRFFAARARELGRAAAFSALRAQVLCVGPQSARAALEAGLPVHLTGSGRGDSESFLRELIAILPPSGRRFLLPRSDIGRNVVPDTLREAGAEVDVVEAYRNIAADVDAAALRRAILSGDLDVLTFASPSAVVNFFALLDESAKTAAKGLLIAAVGKTTSQALEQQGAVAQVIPARPGGSELVAALAEYVAQTRGSSG
- the hemB gene encoding porphobilinogen synthase; the protein is MSFPKNRMRRLRRTETLRRMSRETRLSRDNLVLPLFVVEGGGVREEVSSMPGVFRYSVDQVVDEAKRVFDLGVPAVIFFGIPDTKDAIGSGADAPDGVVQRAVSEVKRSVPELCIMTDVCLCEYTDHGHCGLIEDETVLNDPSLERLASTALSHARAGADIVAPSDMMDGRVAAIRQRLDDNEFEDTIILAYAAKFSSAYYGPFRDAAESTPQFGDRRSYQMDPPNRREALREMRLDLEEGADVLMVKPALPYLDILADARREFDVPLAAYHVSGEYAMIHAAAERGWIDGDRAMEEALISIKRAGADWILTYAAADMAAKLKS